A single window of Modestobacter italicus DNA harbors:
- a CDS encoding 3-isopropylmalate dehydrogenase: MRLAVVPGDGIGPEVVAEGLKVLRAVAPDVEATPYDLGAARWHRTGELLPDSVLDELRQHDAILLGAVGDPGVPSGILERGLLLKLRFELDHHVNLRPAKLYDGVRSPLARPGEIDMLCVREGTEGPYVGNGGVLRRDTPHEIATEVSLNTAFGVERVVRYAFERAVARPRKHLTLIHKTNVLTHAGSLWSRTVEEVSAEFPEVTVAYQHVDAATMFFITDPSRYDVIVTDNLFGDIITDVAAAVTGGIGMAASGNLDVSGTNPSMFEPVHGSAPDIAGQGIADPTATVLSVGLLLDHLGRPELAKKVNAAVAFDLSTRDPKATIRTSEIGDRLAALSG, encoded by the coding sequence ATGCGCCTGGCAGTGGTCCCTGGAGACGGCATCGGTCCCGAGGTGGTGGCGGAGGGCCTCAAGGTCCTGCGGGCCGTGGCCCCGGACGTCGAGGCCACCCCGTACGACCTGGGGGCGGCGCGGTGGCACCGCACCGGCGAGCTGCTGCCGGACTCGGTGCTCGACGAGCTGCGCCAGCACGACGCCATCCTGCTCGGCGCCGTCGGCGACCCCGGGGTGCCCAGCGGCATCCTCGAGCGCGGCCTGCTGCTCAAGCTCCGCTTCGAGCTCGACCACCACGTCAACCTGCGCCCGGCCAAGCTCTACGACGGCGTGCGCAGCCCGCTCGCCCGGCCCGGCGAGATCGACATGCTCTGCGTCCGCGAGGGCACCGAGGGCCCCTACGTCGGCAACGGCGGGGTGCTCCGCCGGGACACCCCGCACGAGATCGCCACCGAGGTCAGCCTCAACACCGCCTTCGGGGTGGAGCGCGTGGTCCGCTACGCCTTCGAGCGGGCCGTCGCCCGCCCGCGCAAGCACCTCACGCTGATCCACAAGACCAACGTGCTCACCCACGCCGGGTCGCTGTGGTCGCGCACGGTGGAGGAGGTCTCCGCGGAGTTCCCCGAGGTCACCGTCGCCTACCAGCACGTCGACGCGGCCACGATGTTCTTCATCACCGACCCGTCGCGGTACGACGTGATCGTCACCGACAACCTGTTCGGCGACATCATCACCGACGTGGCCGCCGCCGTGACCGGTGGGATCGGGATGGCCGCCAGCGGCAACCTCGACGTCTCCGGCACCAACCCGAGCATGTTCGAGCCGGTGCACGGCTCCGCTCCGGACATCGCCGGGCAGGGCATCGCCGACCCGACGGCCACCGTGCTGTCGGTCGGCCTGCTGCTGGACCACCTCGGCCGCCCGGAGCTGGCCAAGAAGGTCAACGCCGCCGTCGCCTTCGACCTGTCCACCCGCGACCCGAAGGCCACCATCCGCACCTCGGAGATCGGCGACCGGCTGGCCGCCCTCTCCGGCTGA
- a CDS encoding VOC family protein, with amino-acid sequence MATVVATALAFGMAARITELVLDCRDPASLAAWWAEVLGYEVLGTEDDGSVEIGPPGQEPKGAVPTIVFGPVSEPTPGKLRLHLDLNATDRDQDAELQRLLSLGATRVDVGQGPLSDTMTWHVLADPEGNEFCLLKSRVDPL; translated from the coding sequence GTGGCCACGGTAGTCGCGACGGCGCTAGCGTTCGGCATGGCCGCCCGGATCACCGAACTCGTCCTCGACTGCCGCGACCCGGCCTCGCTCGCCGCCTGGTGGGCGGAGGTGCTGGGCTACGAGGTGCTCGGCACCGAGGACGACGGATCGGTGGAGATCGGCCCGCCCGGGCAGGAGCCGAAGGGCGCCGTCCCGACGATCGTCTTCGGGCCGGTCTCCGAGCCCACCCCGGGCAAGCTCCGGCTGCACCTGGACCTCAACGCCACCGACCGCGACCAGGACGCCGAGCTGCAGCGGCTGCTGTCCCTCGGCGCCACCCGGGTCGACGTCGGCCAGGGCCCGCTGAGCGACACGATGACCTGGCACGTCCTCGCCGACCCCGAGGGCAACGAGTTCTGCCTGCTGAAGAGCAGGGTCGACCCGCTCTGA
- the cimA gene encoding citramalate synthase: MADATTELDFHVFDTTLRDGAQREGVSWSVADKLAVARLLDEIGVGFIEGGWPGALPKDTEFFARARTELQLRHAQLVAFGATRKAGVRVEDDPQVRALLDAETPVVCLVAKSDVRHVREALRTTLEENLAMVADTVAFLVAHGRRVFVDCEHFFDGYAADPQYGVQVLETAFAAGAEVGVLCDTNGGMLPMGVGRVVADVRARTSGRLGIHCQDDTGCAVANTLAAVEAGVTHVQGTANGYGERAGNADTFALVGNLVTKMGLPVVPAGCLPELKRVSHAIAELANIAPDDHQPFVGASAFAHKAGLHASAIKVSPELYNHLAPEVVGNDMRILVTEMAGRASIELKGRELGVDLAGQADAIGRVVDQVKVLEADGWSFEAADASFELLLRAQLPGAPEPLFELESYRSSVEHWGNGVVVSEATVKVHLRNDDGTTERVISTGEGNGPVNALDNALRQALVGRYPQLAGVSLADYKVRILGWTGGTSATTRVLVDSTDGAGEWTTVGVHDNIVEASWHALVDALTYAVRHRL; encoded by the coding sequence GTGGCCGACGCCACCACCGAGCTGGACTTCCACGTCTTCGACACGACCCTGCGCGACGGGGCTCAGCGCGAGGGGGTGAGCTGGTCGGTCGCCGACAAGCTCGCCGTCGCCCGGCTGCTCGACGAGATCGGCGTCGGCTTCATCGAGGGCGGCTGGCCGGGAGCCCTGCCCAAGGACACCGAGTTCTTCGCCCGGGCCCGCACCGAGCTGCAGCTGCGGCACGCCCAGCTGGTCGCCTTCGGGGCCACCCGCAAGGCCGGCGTCCGGGTCGAGGACGACCCGCAGGTCCGGGCGCTGCTCGACGCGGAGACCCCGGTGGTGTGCCTGGTCGCCAAGTCCGACGTCCGGCACGTGCGCGAGGCGCTGCGCACCACGCTGGAGGAGAACCTGGCGATGGTCGCCGACACGGTCGCCTTCCTCGTGGCGCACGGACGCCGGGTCTTCGTCGACTGCGAGCACTTCTTCGACGGCTACGCCGCGGACCCGCAGTACGGCGTCCAGGTGCTGGAGACGGCGTTCGCCGCCGGCGCCGAGGTCGGCGTCCTGTGCGACACCAACGGCGGGATGCTGCCGATGGGCGTGGGCCGGGTCGTCGCCGACGTCCGCGCCCGCACCAGCGGCCGGCTGGGGATCCACTGCCAGGACGACACCGGCTGCGCGGTGGCCAACACGCTGGCCGCCGTCGAGGCCGGGGTCACCCACGTCCAGGGCACCGCCAACGGCTACGGCGAGCGGGCCGGCAACGCCGACACGTTCGCGCTGGTCGGCAACCTGGTCACCAAGATGGGGCTGCCGGTCGTGCCGGCCGGGTGCCTGCCCGAGCTCAAGCGGGTCAGCCACGCCATCGCCGAGCTGGCCAACATCGCCCCCGACGACCACCAGCCCTTCGTCGGCGCCTCGGCGTTCGCGCACAAGGCCGGGCTGCACGCCAGCGCCATCAAGGTCAGCCCGGAGCTGTACAACCACCTCGCGCCGGAGGTCGTCGGCAACGACATGCGCATCCTGGTCACCGAGATGGCCGGCCGGGCCTCCATCGAGCTCAAGGGCCGCGAGCTCGGGGTCGACCTCGCCGGGCAGGCCGACGCCATCGGCCGGGTCGTGGACCAGGTGAAGGTGCTGGAGGCCGACGGCTGGTCCTTCGAGGCCGCCGACGCCTCCTTCGAGCTGCTGCTGCGCGCCCAGCTGCCCGGCGCCCCCGAGCCGCTCTTCGAGCTGGAGAGCTACCGGAGCTCCGTCGAGCACTGGGGCAACGGCGTGGTGGTCAGCGAGGCCACCGTCAAGGTGCACCTGCGCAACGACGACGGGACGACGGAGCGGGTGATCAGCACCGGCGAGGGCAACGGCCCGGTCAACGCGCTGGACAACGCCCTGCGCCAGGCGCTCGTCGGCCGCTACCCGCAGCTGGCCGGCGTCTCGCTGGCCGACTACAAGGTCCGCATCCTCGGCTGGACGGGCGGCACCAGCGCCACCACCCGGGTGCTCGTCGACAGCACCGACGGGGCGGGAGAGTGGACCACCGTCGGCGTCCACGACAACATCGTCGAGGCCTCCTGGCACGCCCTCGTCGACGCCCTGACGTATGCCGTCCGTCATCGGCTGTGA
- the ilvC gene encoding ketol-acid reductoisomerase, which translates to MAAEIFYDDDADLSIIQGRTVAVLGYGSQGHAHALSLRDSGVDVRVGLPEGSKSRAKAEAEGLRVVTPAEASAEADLIMILAPDHVQRKLYAESVEPNLQDGDALFFGHGFNIRFGYIKPPAGVDVAMVAPKGPGHLVRREFSDGKGVPCLIAVEQDASGSAQALALSYAKAIGGTRAGVIKTTFAEETETDLFGEQAVLCGGMSALVTAGFETLTEAGYQPEIAYFECLHELKLIVDLMYEGGIAKQRWSVSDTAEYGDYTSGPKVIDARVKDTMKEVLTAIQDGTWAAGFIADQDAGAPDFTAKRAAAEAHPIEETGRQLRGLMSWVSASDDYTGTAAR; encoded by the coding sequence ATGGCCGCCGAGATCTTCTACGACGACGACGCCGACCTCTCGATCATCCAGGGGCGCACCGTCGCCGTCCTGGGCTACGGCAGCCAGGGCCACGCCCACGCGCTGTCGCTGCGCGACTCCGGCGTCGACGTCCGCGTCGGCCTGCCCGAGGGCTCGAAGAGCCGTGCCAAGGCCGAGGCCGAGGGGCTGCGCGTGGTCACCCCCGCCGAGGCGTCCGCCGAGGCCGACCTGATCATGATCCTGGCGCCTGACCACGTGCAGCGGAAGCTCTACGCCGAGTCCGTCGAGCCCAACCTGCAGGACGGCGACGCGCTGTTCTTCGGCCACGGCTTCAACATCCGCTTCGGCTACATCAAGCCCCCGGCCGGCGTGGACGTGGCGATGGTCGCCCCCAAGGGCCCGGGCCACCTGGTGCGCCGCGAGTTCAGCGACGGCAAGGGCGTGCCCTGCCTGATCGCCGTCGAGCAGGACGCCAGCGGCAGCGCGCAGGCGCTCGCCCTCTCCTACGCCAAGGCGATCGGCGGCACCCGGGCCGGGGTCATCAAGACGACCTTCGCCGAGGAGACCGAGACCGACCTCTTCGGCGAGCAGGCCGTGCTCTGCGGCGGCATGTCGGCGCTGGTCACCGCCGGGTTCGAGACGCTCACCGAGGCCGGCTACCAGCCCGAGATCGCCTACTTCGAGTGCCTGCACGAGCTGAAGCTGATCGTCGACCTCATGTACGAGGGCGGCATCGCCAAGCAGCGCTGGTCGGTGTCGGACACCGCCGAGTACGGCGACTACACCTCCGGCCCGAAGGTCATCGACGCCCGCGTCAAGGACACGATGAAGGAGGTCCTCACCGCGATCCAGGACGGCACCTGGGCCGCCGGCTTCATCGCCGACCAGGACGCCGGCGCGCCGGACTTCACGGCCAAGCGGGCCGCCGCCGAGGCGCACCCGATCGAGGAGACCGGCCGCCAGCTGCGCGGCCTGATGAGCTGGGTCAGCGCCAGCGACGACTACACCGGTACCGCCGCACGCTGA
- a CDS encoding S8 family serine peptidase: MRPAGLPESGPTSFFMELAAPAASQVYSDVLTRSGAAAAASAASTARGDSEAAAAQVVDELPTAVPDAAVLYSTASVLSGVAVRADAADYEALSALPGVTAVHPITPKTVSNAGAAGVVQAVQAWEALGNTGKGVSIGVIDTGIDYTHTDFGGSGSVADYAALQAAEAQPAPAGVFPNAKVVGGHDFVGDAYNADPADPAYDPVAKPDDNPLDCNGHGTHVAGTSAGYGVNADGTTYRGGYGPGLDPKALRIGPGMAPEADLYALKVFGCEGSTDVTIQAIDWALDPDQDGDPSDHLDVVNLSLGSDYGLADDADALAIDQAMELGMLAVVAAGNAGDSYDIGGSPGNAPRGIGVAASNDGYGVFDGWRVLSPAGVLDGVRPGLRSVAYSDTDDAGAVKPDVTGDLIAAPTGNEDACAALPAGYATGKVLLIQAAGFACGSVAKGTNAVAAGAIAFVIVSDDDLLETGITGVPQIPGILTTATDGQALETAVGAGQTVTVTFGPSLKDAAVADDPEQVDLLASFSSRGVRQADGVKPDVTAPGVTLFSAGVGTGSAGVSESGTSMATPTTAGVTALIRAAHPEWTTEEVKADLMNTAVHDVYTGEGRTGEVYGPNRTGSGRIDAAAAVQNTVLAYAEAGSGVVSASFGVVEVAAEQVQATRTITVANKGTSAAVYRVAYQAAAEQPGVRYSLSAQRVTVPPGQTRTVTVTMTAVQDELRKVADPTVVTDDGRQFLGEASGRVVLTPVNGKGSALRVPVHSNAKPSSTLTASAAADGSTITLSGQGVANGEAYQPSSYTSLVDVVEQLGTSPEMPRCTTTVGPDCYKSELERSVDLAAVGVASDVRAFADDPGLYFAVSAHGRYTSPETAVNYGVYLDATGDGVWDYQVTTTRVADSDVALVVVTDREFQLLPAGDPYVGALDLVDGLVDTNAYDSDVQVMGVPLSAMPLVQGRISFGVQAVSAYDTVDDLGTTTGATGAELSTPMSFDPLAPGLSFSDPDGNPALLLPAADGTTITVTQDPASYAADVAVGGEKGALVVLPHNDTATGRSQSVPVPAVAADATVSPVEAPPAG; this comes from the coding sequence GTGCGCCCCGCCGGGCTGCCGGAGAGCGGCCCGACGTCGTTCTTCATGGAGCTGGCCGCGCCCGCGGCCTCGCAGGTCTACTCCGACGTGCTGACGCGGTCCGGAGCGGCCGCCGCGGCCTCCGCTGCCTCGACCGCGCGCGGGGACTCGGAGGCGGCGGCCGCGCAGGTCGTCGACGAGCTGCCGACCGCCGTCCCGGACGCCGCGGTGCTCTACTCGACCGCCAGCGTGCTCTCCGGGGTCGCGGTGCGCGCCGACGCGGCCGACTACGAGGCGCTGAGCGCGCTGCCCGGCGTCACCGCCGTGCACCCGATCACGCCGAAGACGGTCAGCAACGCCGGCGCGGCCGGCGTCGTGCAGGCCGTGCAGGCGTGGGAGGCCCTGGGCAACACCGGGAAGGGCGTCTCCATCGGCGTCATCGACACCGGCATCGACTACACGCACACCGACTTCGGAGGCAGCGGCAGCGTCGCCGACTACGCGGCGCTGCAGGCGGCCGAGGCGCAGCCGGCGCCGGCCGGCGTCTTCCCGAACGCCAAGGTCGTCGGCGGTCACGACTTCGTCGGTGACGCCTACAACGCCGACCCGGCCGATCCGGCCTACGACCCGGTCGCTAAGCCGGACGACAACCCGCTGGACTGCAACGGCCACGGCACCCACGTGGCGGGCACCTCCGCGGGGTACGGCGTGAACGCCGACGGGACGACCTACCGCGGCGGGTACGGCCCCGGCCTGGACCCGAAGGCCCTGCGGATCGGCCCCGGCATGGCCCCCGAGGCCGACCTCTACGCCCTGAAGGTCTTCGGCTGCGAGGGCTCGACCGACGTGACCATCCAGGCGATCGACTGGGCGCTGGACCCTGACCAGGACGGCGACCCCTCCGACCACCTCGACGTGGTCAACCTGTCGCTCGGCTCGGACTACGGGCTGGCCGACGACGCCGACGCGCTCGCCATCGACCAGGCCATGGAGCTGGGCATGCTGGCCGTCGTCGCGGCCGGCAACGCCGGGGACAGCTACGACATCGGCGGCTCCCCGGGCAACGCGCCGCGGGGCATCGGCGTCGCGGCGAGCAACGACGGCTACGGCGTCTTCGACGGCTGGCGGGTGCTCAGCCCGGCCGGCGTGCTCGACGGCGTGCGGCCCGGCCTCCGGTCGGTCGCCTACAGCGACACCGACGACGCCGGAGCGGTCAAGCCCGACGTCACCGGTGACCTGATCGCCGCGCCGACGGGCAACGAGGACGCCTGCGCGGCGCTGCCGGCCGGCTACGCCACCGGCAAGGTGCTGCTCATCCAGGCCGCCGGCTTCGCCTGCGGCTCGGTCGCCAAGGGCACCAACGCGGTGGCCGCCGGGGCCATCGCCTTCGTGATCGTCTCCGACGACGACCTGCTGGAGACCGGCATCACCGGCGTCCCGCAGATCCCGGGGATCCTGACCACCGCCACCGACGGCCAGGCGCTGGAGACGGCGGTCGGTGCCGGGCAGACCGTCACGGTCACCTTCGGGCCGAGCCTCAAGGACGCCGCCGTCGCCGACGACCCCGAGCAGGTCGACCTGCTCGCGTCCTTCTCCTCGCGCGGGGTGCGCCAGGCGGACGGCGTCAAGCCCGACGTCACGGCTCCCGGCGTCACGCTCTTCTCCGCGGGCGTGGGCACCGGCTCGGCCGGCGTGAGCGAGAGCGGCACGTCGATGGCCACGCCGACCACCGCCGGGGTCACCGCGCTCATCCGGGCGGCGCACCCCGAGTGGACGACCGAGGAGGTCAAGGCCGACCTGATGAACACCGCGGTGCACGACGTGTACACCGGCGAGGGGCGGACCGGTGAGGTCTACGGGCCCAACCGCACCGGCTCCGGTCGGATCGACGCCGCGGCCGCGGTGCAGAACACCGTGCTGGCCTACGCCGAGGCCGGCTCCGGTGTGGTCTCGGCCTCCTTCGGGGTGGTCGAGGTCGCGGCCGAGCAGGTGCAGGCGACCCGGACCATCACGGTGGCCAACAAGGGCACCAGCGCCGCGGTCTACCGGGTGGCCTACCAGGCCGCCGCCGAGCAGCCGGGTGTCCGGTACTCGCTGTCCGCGCAGCGGGTGACCGTGCCGCCGGGCCAGACCCGCACGGTGACCGTCACGATGACCGCCGTGCAGGACGAGCTGCGCAAGGTGGCCGACCCCACGGTGGTCACCGACGACGGTCGCCAGTTCCTCGGCGAGGCCAGCGGCCGCGTCGTGCTCACCCCGGTCAACGGGAAGGGCAGCGCGCTGCGCGTCCCGGTGCACAGCAACGCCAAGCCCTCCTCGACGCTCACCGCGTCGGCGGCCGCGGACGGCTCGACGATCACCCTGAGCGGTCAGGGGGTGGCCAACGGCGAGGCGTACCAGCCCAGCAGCTACACCTCGCTGGTGGACGTCGTCGAGCAGCTGGGCACCAGCCCGGAGATGCCCCGCTGCACGACCACGGTCGGCCCGGACTGCTACAAGTCCGAGCTCGAGCGCTCCGTCGACCTGGCGGCGGTCGGCGTCGCCTCCGACGTCCGGGCGTTCGCCGACGACCCGGGGCTGTACTTCGCGGTCTCCGCGCACGGGAGGTACACCTCGCCGGAGACGGCGGTGAACTACGGCGTGTACCTCGACGCGACCGGTGACGGCGTCTGGGACTACCAGGTGACGACCACGCGGGTCGCCGACAGCGACGTCGCGCTCGTCGTCGTCACCGACCGGGAGTTCCAGCTGCTGCCCGCCGGTGACCCCTACGTCGGCGCGCTCGACCTGGTCGACGGGCTCGTGGACACCAACGCCTACGACAGCGACGTCCAGGTGATGGGGGTGCCGCTGTCGGCGATGCCGCTGGTGCAGGGGCGGATCTCCTTCGGTGTCCAGGCGGTCAGCGCCTACGACACCGTCGACGACCTCGGCACCACCACCGGCGCCACCGGGGCGGAGCTCAGCACGCCGATGAGCTTCGACCCGCTGGCCCCGGGGCTGTCGTTCAGCGACCCCGACGGCAACCCGGCCCTGCTCCTGCCGGCCGCCGACGGGACGACGATCACCGTCACCCAGGACCCCGCGTCCTACGCCGCCGACGTCGCCGTCGGTGGGGAGAAGGGGGCGCTGGTGGTCCTGCCGCACAACGACACGGCCACCGGGCGCAGCCAGTCGGTGCCCGTCCCGGCGGTCGCCGCGGACGCCACGGTGTCCCCGGTGGAGGCCCCGCCGGCTGGCTGA
- the ilvN gene encoding acetolactate synthase small subunit produces the protein MTRHTLSVLVENKSGVLARVSALFSRRGFNIESLAVGPTENPDLSRMTIVADAESAPLEQITKQLNKLIEVIKIVELDGGAAVQRELLLVKVRAPLADRNQVLQTAELFRARVIDVNVDTVTLEATGTPDKLQALVAVLAPLGIKEMAQSGTVALGRGPRSMSGAGTLRPVDQRSA, from the coding sequence ATGACGAGGCACACGCTCTCGGTCCTGGTCGAGAACAAGTCCGGTGTGCTGGCCCGCGTCTCGGCGCTGTTCAGCCGGCGGGGCTTCAACATCGAGTCCCTGGCCGTCGGTCCGACGGAGAACCCCGACCTCTCCCGGATGACGATCGTCGCCGACGCGGAGTCCGCGCCGCTGGAGCAGATCACCAAGCAGCTGAACAAGCTGATCGAGGTCATCAAGATCGTCGAGCTGGACGGCGGGGCCGCCGTCCAGCGCGAGCTGCTGCTGGTCAAGGTCCGCGCACCGCTGGCCGACCGGAACCAGGTGCTGCAGACCGCCGAGCTCTTCCGGGCCCGGGTGATCGACGTCAACGTCGACACCGTCACCCTCGAGGCGACCGGCACACCGGACAAGCTGCAGGCGCTGGTCGCCGTCCTCGCCCCGCTGGGCATCAAGGAGATGGCGCAGTCCGGCACCGTCGCCCTGGGCCGCGGACCGCGGTCGATGAGCGGCGCCGGTACCTTGCGCCCGGTCGACCAGCGCTCCGCCTGA
- the serA gene encoding phosphoglycerate dehydrogenase, with protein MTATVPGTTPVVLIAEELAPSVLEVLGGDVEIRHVDGADRAALLPALAEASAVLIRSATQIDAEALAAAPALKVVARAGIGLDNVDVPAATERGVLVVNAPTSNIVSAAEHAVALLLAAARHIPAADASLREGKWARSRFTGVEVTEKTVGVVGLGRIGVLVAQRLAAFGVTLLAYDPYIQPGRAAQLGVRLVSLDDLLRESDFITVHLPKTPETLGLIGAEQLAATKRGVIIVNAARGGLVDEAALAEALESGQVGAAGIDVYAKEPCTDSPLFGLPNVVVTPHLGASTTEAQDKAGTAVARSVRLALQGEFVPDAVNVQAGGVVAEDVRPGLPLAEKLGRVFTALAGGLAQSVTVQVLGKIAEFDVSVVQLAVLRGVFADVVEEPVTYVNAPLLAAQRGLEVGLTSDPESPDYRNLITVRGAMADGTEVTVSGTLYGKNQVPKLTEVAGFDVDLTADGYLLFFVYTDRPGVVGAVGAALGEAGVNIAGAQVSRTTQGGEALMAITVDSPVSSELLADIAGRIGSRRAQSADLNPT; from the coding sequence GTGACCGCCACTGTGCCGGGGACCACGCCCGTCGTCCTGATCGCCGAAGAGCTCGCCCCCAGCGTCCTGGAGGTGCTGGGCGGCGACGTCGAGATCCGCCACGTCGACGGCGCCGACCGCGCAGCCCTCCTCCCGGCGCTCGCCGAGGCCTCGGCCGTGCTGATCCGGTCGGCCACCCAGATCGACGCCGAGGCCCTCGCGGCGGCGCCTGCGCTCAAGGTGGTCGCCCGGGCCGGCATCGGGCTGGACAACGTCGACGTCCCGGCCGCCACCGAGCGCGGCGTGCTCGTGGTCAACGCCCCGACCTCGAACATCGTCAGCGCCGCCGAGCACGCCGTCGCGCTGCTGCTGGCCGCCGCCCGGCACATCCCGGCCGCCGACGCCTCGCTGCGCGAGGGGAAGTGGGCCCGGTCGAGGTTCACCGGCGTGGAGGTCACCGAGAAGACCGTCGGGGTCGTGGGGCTGGGGCGGATCGGTGTCCTGGTCGCCCAGCGGCTGGCGGCCTTCGGCGTCACCCTGCTCGCCTACGACCCCTACATCCAGCCCGGCCGCGCCGCCCAGCTCGGCGTCCGGCTGGTGTCGCTGGACGATCTGCTCCGCGAGTCGGACTTCATCACCGTCCACCTGCCCAAGACGCCGGAGACCCTCGGGCTCATCGGCGCCGAGCAGCTGGCCGCCACGAAGCGCGGCGTGATCATCGTCAACGCCGCCCGCGGCGGGCTGGTCGACGAGGCGGCGCTGGCCGAGGCGCTGGAGTCCGGCCAGGTGGGCGCGGCCGGCATCGACGTCTACGCCAAGGAGCCGTGCACCGACAGCCCGCTGTTCGGGCTCCCCAACGTGGTCGTCACCCCGCACCTGGGCGCCTCGACGACGGAGGCCCAGGACAAGGCCGGCACCGCGGTGGCCCGCAGCGTCCGGCTGGCGCTGCAGGGCGAGTTCGTCCCTGACGCGGTCAACGTGCAGGCCGGCGGGGTCGTCGCCGAGGACGTCCGGCCGGGGCTGCCGCTGGCCGAGAAGCTCGGCCGGGTGTTCACCGCGCTGGCCGGCGGCCTGGCCCAGTCGGTGACCGTGCAGGTGCTCGGCAAGATCGCCGAGTTCGACGTGTCGGTCGTCCAGCTGGCTGTGCTGCGGGGCGTCTTCGCCGACGTCGTCGAGGAGCCGGTCACCTACGTCAACGCGCCGCTGCTGGCCGCCCAGCGCGGCCTCGAGGTGGGGCTGACCAGCGACCCGGAGAGCCCGGACTACCGCAACCTGATCACCGTGCGCGGCGCGATGGCCGACGGCACCGAGGTCACCGTCTCGGGGACCCTGTACGGCAAGAACCAGGTGCCGAAGCTGACCGAGGTCGCCGGGTTCGACGTCGACCTGACCGCCGACGGGTACCTGCTGTTCTTCGTCTACACCGACCGGCCCGGGGTGGTCGGCGCCGTCGGCGCGGCCCTGGGCGAGGCCGGGGTCAACATCGCCGGCGCCCAGGTCAGCCGGACGACGCAGGGCGGCGAGGCGCTCATGGCGATCACCGTCGACAGCCCGGTCAGCAGCGAGCTGCTCGCCGACATCGCCGGGCGGATCGGCTCCCGGCGGGCGCAGTCGGCCGACCTCAACCCCACCTGA